The Primulina eburnea isolate SZY01 chromosome 8, ASM2296580v1, whole genome shotgun sequence genome contains a region encoding:
- the LOC140837712 gene encoding uncharacterized protein has product MKLPFCMEMASRVTSLVLVIWMGCLCSSQAYTFYVGGNEGWITHPSDISYHRWAEMNRFQINDTLVFRYKKGSDSVLVVTKDDYERCNKDSPLQVFKDGDSKFKFDKSGPFFFISGRTQHCEKGQKIVTVVLSDRHHNAPPSPSPTHSPPMKPPPSHSPPPSSHNAPPPHLPSAPSQTPTHSPPQKPPPSHTPPPSSHIAPAPTPQPTQAPPPHSTISAPPSKAPQTSPIRSPIPTPSPSPKNPPQSPSHSPSPSPHHQAPTPSPDAHSPPPSTPKTPPSPSPAVHLAPSPSPKAESPNNGDAAPQPDVENHQHHAHSTHASSPAYSHHAPAPAPSTAPGLSASFSLLVGIFIFAISLLSAGFV; this is encoded by the exons ATGAAGCTTCCTTTTTGTATGGAAATGGCGTCTCGAGTGACGAGCCTTGTGTTAGTGATTTGGATGGGATGTTTGTGTTCATCGCAGGCGTATACGTTCTACGTTGGCGGCAATGAAGGCTGGATTACTCATCCATCCGATATTTCTTACCATCGATGGGCGGAAATGAATCGTTTCCAAATCAACGACACTCTTG TTTTCAGGTACAAGAAAGGATCCGATTCTGTCCTTGTTGTGACAAAAGATGACTACGAAAGATGCAACAAGGATAGTCCACTACAAGTTTTTAAGGATGGCGACTCCAAATTCAAGTTCGATAAGTCGGGCCCGTTCTTTTTCATAAGCGGCCGTACACAACACTGTGAGAAGGGGCAGAAGATTGTCACTGTGGTCCTCTCCGACCGCCACCACAATGCTCCACCGTCTCCGTCCCCAACTCACTCGCCACCAATGAAACCACCGCCTTCCCACTCTCCACCACCTTCGTCCCATAATGCTCCTCCGCCGCATCTCCCCTCCGCCCCTTCTCAAACGCCTACCCATTCACCGCCACAAAAACCGCCACCTTCCCACACCCCTCCTCCTTCATCCCACATTGCCCCCGCACCGACCCCACAACCTACACAAGCGCCGCCGCCTCATTCTACTATCTCCGCACCACCCAGCAAAGCTCCTCAAACTTCCCCAATCAGATCACCAATACCAACCCCATCCCCTTCCCCAAAGAACCCTCCACAGTCGCCTTCTCATTCTCCATCACCGTCTCCACACCATCAAGCCCCGACACCATCTCCAGACGCTCATTCACCGCCGCCATCTACACCAAAGACACCTCCTTCACCTTCTCCAGCGGTTCATCTTGCACCATCACCTTCCCCAAAAGCTGAATCTCCAAACAATGGTGACGCCGCGCCTCAGCCAGATGTGGAGAACCACCAACACCATGCCCATTCGACGCATGCAAGCTCACCTGCGTATTCTCACCATGCTCCGGCGCCTGCACCATCGACTGCACCAGGCTTAAGCGCTTCGTTTTCTCTGCTTGTTGGGATTTTCATTTTTGCGATCTCCCTGCTTTCTGCTGGCTTTGTTTGA
- the LOC140838583 gene encoding LOW QUALITY PROTEIN: switch 2 (The sequence of the model RefSeq protein was modified relative to this genomic sequence to represent the inferred CDS: deleted 1 base in 1 codon) codes for MSINAFKEALKPCTSSSASSSSSSAQISQQIGSTISSRKPPKSSLSRQLLRLRDDDALFPQTQPKSLKKEVNSSPRGENNGDGGQKHEEFTLRRNPELESFRQFDTTGAYEPLVLSAPGEIQAVQVPASINSRLLEHQRGGVKFLYKLYSNNHGGVLGDDMGLGKTIQTIAFLAAVYGKDADSSDPTPDKGNRPKKNGPVLIICPSSVIHNWESEFSRWSSFSVSVYHGPNRDLVIDKLEAHGVEILISSFDTYRIQGNILSDIQWEIVVVDEAHRLKNEKSKLYTACLKIKTMKRYGLTGTIMQNKLMELFNVFDWVTPGCLGTREHFREFYDEPLKHGQRSSAPQRFVRVADERKQHLVSVLQKYMLRRTKEETIGHLMMGKEDNVVFCAMSELQKRVYQRILQLPDIECLVNKDLPCSCGSPLKQAECCKRTVPNGQIWPYLHRDNPDGCDSCPFCLVLPCLVKLQQISNHLELIKPNSKDEQDKQRKDSEFASAVFGTDINLVGGSSQNDSFMGLSDVKHCGKMRALERLMHSWVSRGDKILLFSYSVRMLDILEKFIIRKGYTFSRLDGSTPTSLRQSLVDNFNSSPSKQVFLISTRAGGLGLNLVSANRVVIFDPNWNPAQDLQAQDRSFRFGQKRHVTVFRLLAAGSLEELVYLRQIYKQQLSNIAVSGKMEKRYFEGVQDCKEFQGELFGICNLFRDLSNKIFTSEIVEPHEDQEKEHDSTKLDLNELGISFDHPQKEILDECSTESEGITLGDKRETTSTPVLEDLGIVYTHRNEDIVNLRSMIREEGKQRGKLKENVKKPRPPRPPPLPPQETEASDALEPKESTEIVGTSRDTKSDECNGLLAVLMGMEEDELNKLLSCTPHH; via the exons ATGTCCATCAACGCATTCAAAGAGGCCCTCAAACCTTGCACATCATCCTccgcttcttcttcttcttcttctgctcAAATTTCTCAGCAGATTGGATCGACAATTTCGTCAAGAAAGCCCCCTAAATCCTCGCTCTCCAGGCAGCTTTTGCGCCTCCGGGACGACGACGCTCTTTTCCCACAAACCCAACCGAAAAGTTTGAAAAAAGAGGTCAATTCCAGTCCCAGAGGTGAAAACAATGGTGATGGTGGGCAAAAGCACGAGGAATTTACACTGCGACGAAATCCCGAATTGGAGTCTTTCCGTCAATTTGATACCACTGGAGCCTATGAGCCTCTCGTTCTCTCTGCCCCCGGTGAAATTCAGGCCGTGCAG GTTCCTGCATCTATAAATTCTAGACTTTTGGAACATCAAAGAGGAGGAGTGAAGTTTTTGTACAAGTTGTATAGCAACAACCATGGAGGTGTTCTAGGAGATGACAT GGGATTGGGAAAGACAATTCAAACAATTGCTTTCTTGGCTGCCGTATATGGCAAAGATGCAGATTCTTCTGACCCAACACCGGACAAGGGAAATCGCCCAAAGAAGAATGGCCCTGTACTAATTATTTGCCCCAGTTCAGTTATTCACAACTGGGAAAGTGAATTTTCACGTTGGTCCTCATTTAGCGTTTCAGTTTATCATGGACCAAATCGGGATTTAGTGATAGACAAACTAGAAGCACATGGTGTTGAGATTCTTATAAGTAGCTTTGACACGTATAGAATACAAGGAAACATTTTGTCGGACATCCAGTGGGAGATAGTGGTTGTTGATGAGGCACACAGGCTTAAGAATGAGAAATCAAAACTTTATACTGCATGCTTAAAGATTAAAACCATGAAACGTTATGGTCTTACTGGTACTATAATGCAGAACAAATTAATGGAATTATTCAATGTATTTGACTGGGTAACACCTGGTTGTTTGGGGACACGGGAACATTTTCGGGAATTCTATGATGAACCTCTTAAGCATGGCCAGAGGTCAAGTGCTCCGCAGCGATTTGTCCGAGTTGCTGATGAGCGAAAACAGCACCTGGTGTCAGTTTTGCAAAAGTATATGCTAAGAAGAACAAAAGAAGAAACAATAGGGCATCTTATGATGGGAAAGGAAGATAATGTCGTGTTCTGTGCAATGAGCGAGTTACAAAAACGGGTTTATCAGAGGATACTGCAGCTACCTGATATTGAGTGCCTCGTTAATAAGGACCTTCCATGTAGCTGCGGGAGCCCTCTCAAGCAAGCTGAATGTTGCAAAAGAACTGTTCCAAACGGTCAAATTTGGCCTTATCTTCACAGGGACAATCCAGATGGTTGTGATTCTTGCCCCTTTTGCCTTGTTCTCCCTTGCCTCGTGAAGTTGCAGCAG ATAAGCAATCACCTGGAGCTCATCAAGCCTAACTCAAAGGATGAACAAGATAAGCAAAGAAAGGATTCAGAATTTGCTTCCGCAGTGTTTGGTACCGATATCAATTTAGTGGGAGGTAGTTCCCAAAATGACAGTTTCATGGGCCTGAGTGATGTCAAACATTGTGGAAAAATGAGGGCGTTGGAGAGATTGATGCACTCATGGGTTTCTAGGGGTGACAAGATTCTTCTCTTCAGTTATTCAGTAAG GATGCTCGATATACTTGAAAAGTTCATCATACGCAAAGGCTATACCTTCTCAAGGCTCGATGGTTCAACCCCAACTAGCTTGCGCCAGTCACTTGTGGATAACTTCAATTCAAGTCCAAGCAAACAG GTGTTCCTGATTTCTACTCGGGCTGGTGGTCTTGGACTTAATCTTGTTAGTGCGAATCGTGTAGTGATATTTGATCCGAACTGGAATCCTGCTCAGGATTTACAAGCTCAAGATCGGTCATTTCGTTTTGGTCAAAAGCGACATGTGACAGTTTTCCGTCTTCTTGCAGCCGGTTCTCTTGAAGAACTTGTCTACTTGAGGCAGATTTAtaaacaacagctatcaaataTTGCCGTTTCCGGGAAAATGGAAAAGCGCTACTTTGAAGGTGTACAG GACTGCAAGGAGTTTCAAGGTGAACTTTTTGGAATCTGCAATTTGTTTCGCGACCTCTCTAATAAGATTTTCACGAGTGAGATTGTGGAACCTCATGAAGATCAAGAGAAAGAGCATGATAGCACAAAACTTGATTTAAACGAACTTGGGATATCTTTTGATCACCCTCAGAAAGAAATATTGGATGAGTGCTCAACAGAATCTGAAGGGATTACTCTTGGTGATAAGAGAGAGACCACATCGACGCCAGTGCTTGAAGATCTTG GTATTGTATACACCCATCGGAACGAGGACATCGTCAACCTGCGGAGTATGATTCGGGAAGAAGGAAAACAGAGAGGAAAGCTCAAGGAAAATGTAAAGAAGCCTAGACCT CCACGCCCACCCCCGCTCCCACCCCAAGAAACAGAAGCATCAGATGCATTGGAACCAAAGGAGAGTACAGAAATCGTCGGCACGTCCAGGGACACGAAGAGCGATGAATGTAACGGGCTTCTCGCAGTTTTGATGGGCATGGAAGAAGATGAATTAAACAAGTTACTTTCATGCACTCCTCATCATTGA